One window of the Candidatus Binatia bacterium genome contains the following:
- a CDS encoding GNAT family N-acetyltransferase produces the protein MSERTHEEIDVRVRRMTEEDAPAVNELVSQLGYPSDVGKTETAIRAVLGSEVGDAFVAEDPEGHVIGWAHVFMVPFIESGPNAELGGLVVDEKYRGSGAGRALVEHVEAWARERGALEVSLRTNIVRDGAHKFYKHLGYEVQKTQHKFHKPLASGPARGIAPGRKEAQGEKE, from the coding sequence GTGAGCGAGAGAACTCACGAAGAGATCGACGTGCGCGTCCGCCGGATGACCGAGGAGGACGCGCCCGCGGTGAACGAGCTGGTCAGCCAGCTGGGCTACCCCAGCGACGTCGGCAAGACCGAGACCGCGATCCGCGCCGTGCTGGGCTCGGAAGTGGGGGACGCGTTCGTGGCCGAGGACCCCGAGGGGCACGTCATCGGCTGGGCGCACGTGTTCATGGTCCCCTTCATCGAATCGGGTCCCAACGCCGAGCTGGGCGGCCTGGTCGTGGACGAGAAGTACCGCGGCTCCGGAGCCGGGCGCGCCCTAGTCGAGCACGTCGAGGCGTGGGCGCGGGAGCGCGGCGCGCTCGAGGTCTCGCTGCGCACGAACATCGTGCGGGACGGGGCGCACAAGTTCTACAAGCACCTCGGTTACGAGGTGCAGAAGACCCAGCACAAGTTTCACAAGCCGCTGGCCTCGGGACCCGCGCGCGGCATCGCGCCGGGGCGGAAGGAAGCGCAGGGGGAGAAGGAATGA